Proteins from a single region of Lysinibacillus sp. JNUCC-52:
- a CDS encoding GGDEF domain-containing protein gives MKKLRIKLLISLIAFALILVAVISYVNRQILVANIEDQEASNRTLIENHILTDMQTVDNAHFYFDKNISENMEHELQALATYYEENPNLATWDLQQMKDNLGMDIYILDKKNTVIYTTFEKDKGLNFSLCCKNFSALLDERRESGQFFTDGIDVSTTTGEYRKFSYLATPDKKYLLELGLKLSEVPVFQTFNFAKTSAYLIDKYDDLLDLRTINAGGIFFSDTDAAGTTVKNQSKKFQEHFKVALQTMKPSEYQQELGNGYIETYRFIPYEAETVRGASSKRVVYVKYGNDTKLTALAKNTKQFWFVLMIALVTAFIMLMVINRLFSKTIQLATYDSLTNVFNRATYISKMDKLLRKRRANTPGLLLIDLDNFKQVNDQFGHAEGDRILIKTADILKEVVKKNGFVVRFGGDEFAIVLYDTNEELMEQLANAVLAKIRSFDNIKWSVISVSMGGVICKKSNETELSLFERADKALYQSKKAGKDQYSSFDEVASTEEKYANELSLK, from the coding sequence CTTGTGGCAAATATTGAAGACCAAGAAGCGAGTAATCGAACATTAATTGAAAATCATATTTTAACGGATATGCAAACTGTAGATAACGCACACTTTTATTTTGATAAAAATATTTCGGAAAACATGGAACATGAACTACAAGCATTAGCTACATATTATGAGGAAAATCCTAATCTAGCGACTTGGGATTTACAGCAAATGAAAGACAATCTTGGTATGGATATATACATATTGGATAAAAAAAATACCGTTATTTATACAACATTCGAAAAAGATAAAGGGCTGAATTTTTCCCTTTGCTGTAAAAACTTTTCTGCTTTATTAGACGAAAGAAGAGAAAGCGGACAGTTTTTTACAGATGGTATAGATGTTTCAACAACTACAGGCGAATATCGAAAATTTAGCTATTTGGCTACACCTGACAAAAAGTATTTATTGGAGCTTGGCTTAAAATTAAGTGAAGTGCCTGTATTTCAAACATTCAACTTTGCAAAAACCTCTGCTTATTTAATTGATAAATATGATGATTTGCTAGATTTACGAACAATTAATGCAGGGGGTATTTTTTTCTCTGATACAGATGCCGCTGGAACAACTGTAAAAAATCAATCAAAAAAATTTCAGGAACATTTTAAGGTAGCTCTCCAAACGATGAAGCCAAGTGAGTATCAACAAGAGTTAGGCAATGGCTATATAGAGACATATCGTTTTATACCTTATGAGGCAGAGACAGTTCGAGGTGCATCGTCAAAGCGAGTAGTGTACGTGAAATATGGTAACGATACGAAGTTGACGGCCCTTGCCAAAAATACGAAACAGTTTTGGTTCGTTCTGATGATTGCATTAGTAACAGCATTTATTATGCTGATGGTTATTAATAGATTGTTTTCTAAAACGATACAATTAGCAACATATGATTCACTAACAAATGTCTTTAATCGTGCTACATATATAAGTAAAATGGATAAATTATTAAGAAAAAGAAGAGCTAATACGCCAGGTTTACTTTTAATAGATTTAGATAACTTTAAGCAAGTAAATGATCAATTTGGTCATGCTGAAGGTGATAGAATTCTTATTAAAACAGCCGATATCTTGAAGGAAGTCGTAAAAAAGAATGGCTTTGTTGTAAGATTTGGAGGCGATGAATTTGCAATTGTTTTATATGATACGAACGAGGAACTTATGGAGCAATTAGCAAATGCCGTTTTGGCGAAAATACGTAGTTTTGATAATATAAAATGGTCCGTCATTTCTGTTAGTATGGGCGGGGTAATTTGCAAAAAATCAAATGAAACAGAATTGAGTTTATTTGAACGGGCAGACAAAGCATTATATCAGTCCAAGAAGGCAGGGAAGGATCAATACTCCAGTTTCGACGAAGTTGCATCGACAGAAGAAAAATATGCAAACGAACTTAGTTTGAAATGA